The Leptolyngbya sp. NIES-2104 genome includes a region encoding these proteins:
- a CDS encoding type II toxin-antitoxin system RelE/ParE family toxin — translation MSQVTWTETALADIQRHYEALELIDSTIALQAAQAIREAGDRLETFPKRGAIVHAATGLRKLQVAFGKFGFTIHYAVIEDEVVILKVYHGRENRPT, via the coding sequence ATGTCCCAAGTAACGTGGACAGAGACTGCTTTAGCAGACATTCAACGGCATTATGAAGCCCTAGAGCTAATTGATTCAACAATCGCGCTTCAGGCAGCTCAAGCCATTCGCGAGGCTGGAGACCGCCTTGAAACCTTTCCGAAACGGGGCGCGATCGTTCATGCCGCCACCGGATTACGTAAGTTGCAAGTTGCATTCGGCAAGTTCGGATTCACGATTCACTACGCTGTGATCGAGGATGAAGTCGTGATTTTGAAGGTTTACCACGGACGCGAGAACCGCCCAACTTAA
- the mobC gene encoding plasmid mobilization relaxosome protein MobC: protein MSEFDRDLKHLEKLLDPVLPGAKKESETKFTIRLTDSLKESLKAEAEARGINFSDYVRSKLSGETPPIRRRNRRQVSRIDRSLLVELNRIGINLNQAVRRLNSQAQPRVSQADRQLLSQLLEKLQAVELALISEAKELEEET from the coding sequence ATGAGCGAATTTGATCGCGACCTAAAACATCTTGAGAAACTGCTCGACCCCGTGCTACCAGGAGCGAAAAAGGAGAGTGAAACCAAATTCACAATTCGTCTAACAGATTCATTAAAAGAGTCATTGAAAGCGGAAGCAGAAGCACGAGGAATCAATTTTTCTGACTACGTTCGATCAAAACTATCCGGTGAAACCCCGCCGATTCGTCGCCGCAATCGACGGCAAGTGAGCAGGATTGATCGCAGTCTCTTAGTTGAACTGAATCGCATTGGAATCAATCTCAATCAAGCGGTAAGAAGGCTGAATAGTCAAGCTCAACCTAGAGTGAGTCAAGCCGATCGACAACTCCTTTCCCAACTGCTCGAAAAGCTGCAAGCAGTGGAACTGGCTCTAATTTCGGAAGCGAAGGAACTCGAAGAGGAAACGTGA
- a CDS encoding DNA methyltransferase, translated as MKPEDNKRIQYFLTIWKGSQGNERANYQNFFRDLCDALGVTAPPPKGNVFGDPYCFDKEIKFFHSDRDSTTRFADFYKEGHLLVEAKQGSDISGKGTAKRGTETYRKAMEKAFFQARAYVKQLDVKPPFLITCDIGSHFELWMDFSGSYSIGYGARERLDLDDLLKPDVFDRFVAIFTDPQSLNPERYRARVTRDVAAELAKLAKWLEEQRHDPHEVANFLMRCIFTMFAEDVGLLPREVFKAALNERWIADPKRFKPEIENLWQTMNTGGSFGFERILRFNGSFFADATAFELPKEQLETLFRAANKDWSQVEPAIFGTLLERALDTKERSRLGAHYTPRSYVERLVRPVVIDSIRQEWQQVEMEVDRLLKLDEGQEDPTAAQKKKAEVEIRAFLKHLREIKILDPACGSGNFLYVTLDLLKTLEAEVMQRLVDVVGAVQLETEQVNPSQFLGIEVNPRAAAIAELVIWIGYLQWHFKRYGTTPPPEPVLQNFHNIEHRDAVLAYDGREEAIDPKTGKVKTRWGGRTMKHPATGEDVPDPSDQIPIYRYINPRPAEWQEADYIVSNPPFIGNARMRERLGDGYVEALRSVYRNIPESVDYVMYWWDKSASLLQEEKIDCFGFITTNSLRQTFNRRIISPYIEAKKSISIIFAIPDHPWVDASDGAAVRISMTSALKGQHKGLLSIVTEELSKEDGESVVKFESKLGSIFSNLSIGADITSTKVLKANEKIGNRGVQLIGSGFAITSYEAKKLGLGTVPNTEKYIRRYRNGRDITDKPRDIMVIDLFGLSEDNVKSDFPLIYQWILERVKPEREQNNRACYRKKWWIFGEPVVTTRNALEGLDRYIVTCRTAKHRVFTFLKNDIVPDAKLVTIALNDSSFLGILSSRIHLTWVLRSGAWLGVGNDSNYNHSECFNKFPFPDLSPEQKQKICELGEKLDAHRKGVQVQHPDVTITGMYNLLEKLRRGEPFTDSDRTYNDKALVSTLKQIHDDLDIAVFEAYGWQPTLSDDEILEKLVALNIDRAEEERNGLVRWLRPDYQAPGEAQVQQTLTGVMEPETAAIEPAEQRTWSKQPKEQLAAIQELLSTSQGEWTVDQLAAQFKGGARAKKAIKENLERLEFFGYVICRTDEVGVIRWQFVEMQKTA; from the coding sequence ATGAAGCCAGAAGATAACAAGCGAATTCAATACTTTCTCACGATTTGGAAAGGCTCTCAGGGAAATGAGCGCGCCAACTATCAGAATTTTTTTCGCGACTTGTGTGATGCGTTAGGGGTCACGGCTCCACCTCCCAAGGGCAATGTTTTTGGCGATCCTTACTGTTTTGATAAGGAAATCAAGTTTTTCCACAGCGATCGCGATTCTACGACTCGGTTTGCTGACTTTTACAAAGAAGGACATCTGCTGGTTGAAGCGAAGCAGGGTAGCGATATCTCCGGCAAGGGCACGGCAAAGCGAGGGACAGAAACGTATCGCAAGGCAATGGAAAAAGCATTTTTTCAGGCGCGAGCGTATGTCAAGCAACTAGATGTGAAGCCCCCGTTTCTCATAACGTGTGATATCGGATCTCACTTTGAACTGTGGATGGACTTTAGCGGCAGCTACTCGATCGGATATGGAGCGAGAGAGCGGCTCGATCTCGATGACCTTTTGAAGCCGGATGTGTTTGATCGATTTGTGGCGATCTTCACTGATCCACAAAGCTTAAATCCAGAAAGATATCGGGCAAGAGTGACGCGAGATGTTGCCGCAGAACTGGCAAAACTGGCGAAGTGGCTTGAAGAGCAGCGGCACGATCCGCATGAGGTCGCTAATTTTTTGATGCGCTGCATTTTCACCATGTTTGCCGAAGATGTAGGGCTATTGCCGAGAGAGGTGTTTAAGGCAGCTTTAAATGAGCGGTGGATTGCTGACCCCAAACGCTTTAAGCCAGAGATTGAAAACCTGTGGCAGACGATGAACACAGGCGGTAGTTTTGGATTTGAGCGGATTTTACGATTTAACGGCAGCTTTTTTGCAGATGCGACCGCGTTTGAGTTGCCCAAGGAGCAGTTAGAAACGTTGTTTAGAGCGGCGAACAAGGACTGGAGCCAGGTAGAGCCTGCGATTTTTGGCACGTTGTTAGAACGCGCTCTTGACACCAAAGAGCGGAGCCGACTAGGGGCGCATTACACGCCGCGATCGTATGTAGAGCGGCTGGTGCGTCCGGTAGTGATTGATTCGATTCGGCAAGAGTGGCAGCAGGTGGAAATGGAGGTCGATCGCTTGCTCAAGCTGGACGAGGGACAAGAAGACCCCACTGCTGCACAGAAAAAGAAGGCAGAGGTGGAAATTCGCGCCTTTCTCAAGCATTTGCGGGAAATCAAGATTCTTGACCCCGCTTGTGGATCGGGCAACTTTTTGTATGTGACACTGGATTTGCTGAAAACCCTTGAGGCTGAAGTGATGCAGCGATTGGTGGACGTGGTAGGGGCGGTGCAGCTAGAGACTGAGCAAGTTAACCCATCGCAGTTTCTGGGCATTGAGGTCAATCCTAGAGCTGCTGCGATCGCTGAGTTGGTCATCTGGATTGGTTATCTGCAATGGCACTTTAAACGCTACGGCACCACGCCGCCGCCTGAACCTGTTTTGCAAAATTTCCACAATATTGAACATCGAGATGCGGTGCTGGCATACGACGGGAGGGAAGAGGCGATCGACCCTAAAACGGGAAAGGTTAAAACTCGGTGGGGTGGTCGCACGATGAAGCATCCAGCGACAGGTGAGGATGTCCCTGACCCAAGTGACCAAATTCCGATTTATCGCTATATCAATCCACGACCGGCAGAGTGGCAAGAGGCAGATTATATTGTCTCAAATCCGCCATTTATTGGTAATGCAAGAATGCGAGAGCGATTAGGAGATGGTTATGTAGAAGCTTTAAGATCGGTGTACAGAAATATCCCTGAATCAGTTGACTATGTAATGTATTGGTGGGACAAGTCAGCATCTTTACTGCAAGAAGAAAAGATAGATTGCTTCGGTTTTATTACAACTAACAGTTTACGCCAGACATTCAACCGCCGTATTATTTCTCCCTACATTGAAGCTAAAAAATCGATTTCGATAATTTTTGCTATTCCTGATCATCCTTGGGTGGATGCTTCCGATGGAGCAGCAGTCAGAATTTCCATGACATCAGCCCTTAAAGGTCAACACAAAGGCTTGCTAAGTATAGTAACTGAAGAGCTATCAAAAGAAGATGGTGAGTCAGTAGTCAAATTTGAATCTAAATTAGGCAGCATCTTTTCTAACTTGTCTATAGGTGCCGATATTACGTCTACTAAAGTGTTGAAGGCGAACGAAAAAATTGGGAATCGGGGAGTTCAATTGATTGGTTCTGGCTTTGCCATAACTTCTTATGAGGCAAAAAAATTAGGTCTAGGAACAGTCCCAAACACCGAAAAATATATTCGTAGATATCGTAACGGAAGAGATATTACAGATAAGCCACGAGATATCATGGTCATTGACTTGTTTGGTTTATCAGAGGATAACGTGAAGAGTGATTTTCCACTTATTTATCAATGGATTCTTGAAAGAGTTAAGCCAGAACGAGAACAAAATAATAGGGCTTGTTATAGAAAAAAATGGTGGATTTTTGGTGAACCAGTAGTCACTACTCGTAATGCTCTGGAAGGATTAGATAGATACATTGTTACGTGCCGAACAGCAAAGCACAGAGTTTTCACATTCTTAAAAAATGATATTGTACCTGATGCAAAACTTGTGACTATTGCACTAAATGATTCTTCCTTTCTTGGTATTCTGTCCTCGCGTATTCACTTAACTTGGGTATTACGAAGTGGAGCATGGCTTGGAGTTGGTAATGACTCTAACTATAACCATTCAGAGTGTTTCAATAAATTCCCATTTCCTGACCTATCTCCTGAACAAAAACAGAAAATCTGTGAATTGGGTGAAAAGTTAGACGCGCATCGTAAAGGAGTTCAGGTACAACATCCTGATGTCACAATTACCGGAATGTATAACCTGCTAGAAAAGCTTCGCCGGGGAGAACCGTTTACGGACAGCGATCGCACTTACAACGACAAAGCTTTAGTCTCCACTCTCAAACAAATTCATGATGACCTTGACATTGCAGTGTTTGAGGCTTACGGCTGGCAGCCCACCCTCAGCGATGACGAGATTCTAGAAAAACTGGTCGCACTCAACATTGATCGCGCCGAAGAAGAGCGTAATGGTTTAGTCCGGTGGCTGCGCCCTGATTATCAGGCTCCCGGCGAAGCACAAGTACAGCAAACCTTGACTGGAGTTATGGAACCAGAGACAGCAGCGATCGAACCTGCCGAGCAAAGAACTTGGTCAAAGCAACCAAAAGAGCAACTCGCCGCCATTCAAGAACTCCTCAGCACCAGCCAGGGCGAATGGACAGTAGACCAACTCGCAGCGCAATTCAAAGGCGGTGCCAGAGCAAAAAAGGCAATCAAAGAAAATCTGGAACGGTTAGAATTCTTTGGCTATGTCATTTGCCGCACCGACGAAGTGGGAGTAATTCGTTGGCAATTTGTTGAAATGCAGAAGACTGCTTGA
- a CDS encoding relaxase/mobilization nuclease domain-containing protein has product MSTAKIKLNNSARATICYAISKAGARVIGGSAAPWVERDQLSHNQLQAVVRNATQKFMVSIDLNDRVKRSVGHTSISFPPGEDLDDQQFAEYCEKYLAAMILTSERPELLKEFNEPEFRKAVEDFRETELHKYTYSIVRHTDEPHPHAHIVYSRINLETERSISTSFERYRSQQILRDLERQYELTAVPNSWEVGRRSQTISQLQKEAATGEVSVQKRLQDLLENVGQRSASVTEFIENAQAEGIEVRMGFTRTGKSKGISYSLDGVALSGNSLGTRYSFKHSDPGLCKTFELAYSERDNPKIQELCQRKPLTYEQRQQNALRNDITSSLGGTAEAVQRLDCSTPALASTPRSTGAPGGSADRINDTTPGGRPGTSAITDRSGGIDRRPVRRIQSPQFASDDEDRRAIEPNRSQTPLGYTAGESNHRRESTLDAINQQLRDFESSSHVELHRINQQLADLNRALEEKRDSRLKRQQQSRYAAQILPLAEAIFEHYATIGATFGKESEASTEYQLQVDFGNKSYLLSRDDRDFRYNVRREATKMDVQAQENITISDVQLWQDLHRWLVVNAQLGTETTSDAQKTEDLPALEPVLPETIELPPDPPPVQEGPAASEPDAQLEAHRQYYRQIYERLSVRLAHLAPLDRDVRVSLLALQEYSTCDDPMQEAMNIIAQGTEAQAIVQRDLDEAKAYIHAVYTQVEAVLARAKSLERER; this is encoded by the coding sequence GTGAGTACTGCCAAAATCAAACTCAACAATTCCGCCCGTGCCACCATTTGCTATGCCATTAGCAAAGCGGGCGCACGGGTGATTGGCGGCAGTGCAGCACCCTGGGTTGAGCGCGATCAACTTTCGCACAATCAACTGCAAGCCGTCGTGAGGAACGCCACGCAAAAATTTATGGTATCGATCGACCTCAACGATCGCGTCAAGCGCTCGGTGGGGCACACATCGATTTCGTTTCCGCCCGGTGAAGACCTCGATGATCAGCAATTCGCCGAATACTGCGAAAAATATCTTGCCGCAATGATTCTGACCTCAGAGCGTCCAGAATTGCTAAAGGAATTTAACGAGCCAGAATTTAGAAAAGCAGTCGAAGATTTTCGAGAGACTGAATTACACAAATACACTTACTCGATCGTTCGCCACACCGATGAACCCCATCCACACGCGCACATCGTTTACAGCCGAATAAATCTGGAAACGGAACGATCGATCAGCACTTCGTTTGAGCGTTATCGATCGCAGCAAATTCTGCGCGATTTGGAGCGACAGTATGAACTTACAGCGGTCCCGAATAGCTGGGAAGTTGGGCGGCGATCGCAAACGATCAGCCAACTTCAGAAAGAAGCAGCGACCGGAGAAGTCAGCGTTCAGAAACGGTTGCAGGATCTTTTAGAGAACGTTGGGCAACGCAGCGCATCAGTGACTGAATTTATCGAGAATGCCCAAGCCGAAGGAATTGAAGTGCGAATGGGATTCACTCGAACTGGGAAATCGAAAGGGATTTCTTATAGCTTGGATGGAGTCGCGTTATCAGGCAATTCACTAGGGACGCGCTACAGTTTCAAACACTCTGACCCAGGACTGTGTAAAACCTTTGAACTTGCCTACTCAGAGCGCGACAACCCAAAAATTCAGGAACTCTGTCAACGGAAACCTTTAACTTATGAGCAACGCCAGCAGAACGCCCTCAGAAACGATATTACTTCAAGCCTTGGCGGAACAGCAGAAGCAGTTCAGCGACTTGATTGCAGCACTCCAGCCCTTGCCTCAACGCCTCGATCAACTGGAGCGCCAGGTGGCAGCGCTGACCGCATCAACGACACAACCCCAGGAGGTCGCCCAGGGACTTCAGCAATTACGGACCGAAGTGGAGGAATCGATCGACGACCTGTTCGCCGAATTCAGTCGCCACAGTTCGCAAGTGATGACGAAGATCGACGAGCGATTGAGCCAAACCGAAGCCAAACTCCCCTCGGTTACACCGCTGGAGAATCAAATCACCGTCGCGAATCGACACTTGACGCGATTAATCAGCAGCTTCGAGACTTTGAATCGTCTAGTCACGTCGAACTTCACCGAATTAACCAGCAACTTGCAGACCTTAATCGCGCTCTGGAAGAAAAACGGGACAGCCGACTAAAACGCCAACAGCAAAGCCGTTACGCCGCGCAGATTTTGCCGCTGGCTGAAGCAATCTTTGAACACTATGCGACGATCGGCGCGACATTCGGTAAAGAGTCGGAAGCGAGTACCGAGTATCAGCTTCAGGTTGACTTTGGCAATAAAAGCTATCTGCTCAGTCGCGACGATCGCGACTTCAGATACAACGTGCGGCGTGAAGCGACGAAAATGGATGTCCAGGCTCAGGAAAACATTACGATCTCAGATGTTCAGCTTTGGCAAGATCTTCACCGCTGGCTGGTCGTAAACGCTCAACTGGGAACTGAAACTACTTCTGATGCTCAGAAAACCGAAGACCTGCCCGCACTAGAGCCAGTTTTGCCAGAGACGATTGAACTTCCACCTGATCCGCCTCCGGTTCAGGAGGGTCCTGCTGCTTCAGAGCCAGATGCTCAACTCGAAGCGCATCGGCAATACTATCGTCAAATTTATGAGCGCTTATCGGTTAGACTCGCGCATTTAGCGCCGCTTGACCGGGATGTGCGAGTCTCTCTGCTTGCTCTACAGGAATACAGCACTTGTGATGACCCGATGCAAGAAGCGATGAACATCATCGCTCAGGGCACAGAGGCGCAGGCGATCGTGCAGCGCGATCTGGACGAAGCGAAAGCTTATATTCACGCTGTTTACACTCAGGTCGAGGCGGTACTAGCGCGGGCAAAATCGCTTGAACGAGAACGTTGA